From Nicotiana tabacum cultivar K326 chromosome 15, ASM71507v2, whole genome shotgun sequence, the proteins below share one genomic window:
- the LOC142169947 gene encoding uncharacterized protein LOC142169947 produces the protein MVFCKGDEDSINRVLEALNHFSAATRLIANRDKSHMFVAGVRDQVKAQLLEKTGFAQGTFPIRYLGLPLSSKKWSKLETTVDQQDYKPDNNYLCKTIIICWKATIFILPQSILKKVNRKCREYLWGKTVEQKKTSLVSWDKVCLLKSRRGLNVKDCRTWNIASMVGGRYSITKSYLQLKGEHNKMEVADLIWNSVALPKYRFHVWLVVYGRLLTKERLLRLHIPVENPNYYLCDHRVMEKSTHLFVDRNWITSLRVELTQWINVQLPAGELKYVLECIKRKRWKEFSKELIAAVWGAMTYQTLRARNYKVFKDAILQPIEVATQIKREIV, from the exons ATGGTATTCTGCAAAGGGGATGAAGACTCAATCAACAGAGTCCTAGAGgctttaaatcattttagtgctgCTACAAGACTTATTGCCAACAGGGATAAATCACATATGTTTGTTGCTGGTGTGCGTGATCAAGTTAAAGCTCAATTGTTGGAAAAGACTGGATTTGCTCAGGGGACTTTTCCTATTAGATACTTAGGATTACCCTTGTCATCTAAGAAATGGAGTAAGCTCGAAACAACAGTTGATCAACAAGATTACAAGCCAGATAACAACTACTTATGCAAGACAATTATCATATGCTGGAAGGCTACAA TCTTCATCCTGCCACAGAGTATCCTAAAAAAAGTTAATAGGAAGTGCAGGGAGTACCTATGGGGTAAAACAGTGGAACAAAAGAAAACATCCTTAGTCTCTTGGGATAAGGTCTGCTTGCTTAAGAGTAGAAGAGGTTTAAATGTCAAGGATTGCAGAACTTGGAACATTGCTTCAATGG TTGGGGGAAGATATTCAATCACTAAAAGCTACTTGCAGCTGAAGGGAGAGCACAACAAAATGGAAGTGGCAGATCTCATTTGGAACTCAGTAGCTCTACCTAAATACAGATTTCACGTTTGGCTAGTAGTCTATGGTAGGCTATTGACAAAAGAAAGATTGCTCAGATTGCACATACCAGTAGAGAATCCCAATTACTACTTATGTGACCATCGGGTCATGGAGAAAAGTACACATTTATTTGTGGACCGTAATTGGATCACATCTTTGAGAGTTGAACTTACTCAATGGATTAATGTTCAGCTCCCCGCTGGAGAGCTGAAATATGTGTTAGAATGTATCAAGAGGAAGCGTTGGAAAGAATTTTCAAAGGAACTGATAGCAGCTGTTTGGGGCGCCATGACATACCAGACCTTGCGAGCTCGGAATTACAAAGTGTTTAAGGATGCTATACTACAACCAATAGAAGTAGCAACACAGATAAAGAGAGAAATTGTATAG